TCGAAATTCTGGCAATCACCCGTTAACAAGTTCCTCTCGTCTACCGCCAGCTACTTCGTGTTCCTATTGTTCTGTTTCCTCCAGTCGACCGCTGACAAGAGCGAGCAGCTCCGCGGACCACCGAACAATGGTATACCAAACAATTTCCTGATATCGGCGGTTAGATCAGAGTCGAGCGTGGTTCCACTTCGACTTCTCACCTAGAGCTGCTTCTTCAGTGTACGTATGGATACTGTTCGTCTACATCATCTCGTACGCGTGGGCGATGGTACGTCTCTGCGTGGTGCACGGCGCGAAGAAGTTCTTCACGACGTTCCGGTACTGGTACGGTTCCAAGTTCGCCAACTGTCGCGTGCCCGTCACTTGACTTTCTTCATTTCGTGGATCAGCTGTGACTCGAGTTGAACAAGATCTCTGAACTCAGTTATCGAGATATATCGAGATACGGCGTAATCCTTGCGTTGTTTTACACGTTTTTAATGAACCACTGACTCGATCTCGACCTTTTAATCCTCTACCGCCTCTCAGGGATCTTATTGAACTTGCGTATCCCTCTCGTTAAATAACTGAGTCGCCTTCCTGCtgaataattgattttctgCAGGTGGGAGATGCtgataatattgttattcatcttgaccttcatgtactggatAATCGCCGCAGCGGACGTGACTTTAAACGACCAGTTGGAATTGGAGAGGAAGTATTGGCACAAGTACGACCCCACGCTAATTGCTGAAGGGTTGTTCTGTCTGGCGACGATCGCAGCATTCCTGAAGTTGTTGTCCATCTCGTTGCTGAACTATCATCTGGGACCTCTGCTGCTATCTCTACGCAAGATGATAAAAGACGTTTTGAAATTCGTCATCTTTTTCACCATCATTATCTTTGCTTTCACCACGGGTAAATATCCTTGCTTGTTGATATATTTTGTGACTTTATTTTTGACGTCTCAAAAAATGCGATTGGTATGCACGGTATACGTTGCGATTCACGTGACAGTGGTGCACGGGCCACCTCAAAGACCTACTTATCCTTCAAAGGACGTCGTATCTGTTTAGAATGAGATAGAGTGCACTACATTGTCGATAGAATGCGCTTGATTATCGACAGAATGCGCTACATTATCGATAAAGGGCTCTACTTGCCGACTGGGTACCCTCTTCCTTTGGTTCGAACGATTACTTCAAACGATTAGTATCCCCAATTCAGGAATCAGACCGTAACAATTTCTTAACTATctttttatctaattttgaaaataccaTGAAACTCTAGATGACTCGTCCCGTGACATAATCTGGTAGCTCTTCGTCGCAAGCCGGGAGCAGATGCGACGAGAATTTCTACTCAAGTTCCATTACTTTAACCTGCTTTTCGTTAGGCACGTGCAGACTTTATCAGTATTACGACGGGATGGTGCAGATCGATGACGAAACCAAAATCAAGACTCAACAGGTCAGCTCGTTCGTGGATTTCATGTCGACTCTGAAGACACTCTTCTGGGCACTCTTCTGCATGAGCCCCATCGAAAGTGCCGACGTTGTGATCGAGAATCTTCCCGGAGAATGCGAAAACGAGACCATCATCAATCATCACGGGTTCACCGAGGTTATCGGCTACATATCCTTCGCTGGTAAAATGGTGACCTAGTTCTTGCCCCTTTTATGTCAGAATCCAATCAAACTACGGTGTgtgcaaataaattacaacGAACATCGATACTTCGTTCCATCAGTGTGTACATTTTTGGAATCGGTatctttaacttttgttcgacCTCCttatctgtaaaaaaaaaaactgttcaaTGTCATTGACGTTTAATCGCTTTTCCAGGTTTCACGGTCATTGCTGTGGTCGTGATATTGAACATGCTAATCGCGTGCATGTCGAACACGATGACCAAAGTCACGGAAAACCTGATCGTGGAATGGACTTTCGGCCGGACAGAGGTTCGATGTCCAAATGAGAATTGAAAGTTATTAATTAGGGCGAAAATGCTGTATCAGTGGATCGAATCGACGGATTGatcgagaaactttttcatgttttttagACGTACGTCGATTTTATGCTCACAACAACGGTTCCGCCGCCATTCAATATTATCCCAACCTACATCGGCATGCAGCCGGTGATCGAGTACGTGAAGATATTGCTCAAGCCAACGGCAGACAAGCGAGCGCGATGGAGCATAAATCATTGTTGCTACATTGTTAGTAAACGAACTCACTGAATCCGTAGTGTCACAGGCCACTCCATTACATACACAGCGtgtgaaaaaataatcatCATCTACTAtgatgaaattagaaaaacacTTATGCTATCATAGCATTGCTATTTAGTCTCGTACGCCTTTCAATCACAGGTCATTGAAATTACatactttttaaagaaatttattttaagaagaaTCAGTGGCTCCTagtttctttgatattttcacAAACCTGTAATTACGTCCAAGAAtaacgaaacaccctgtacgtTTCCCGAAGAAAACCACTCGTTACTTCACAGTTTTCTTTTCCTGTTGACAGACGACAGCCCGGTATTGGAAAAATCAATTGCTTGCGTTTTCTTTTATAGGAATCTTTAGAGACCGACAAGAACAATCAATTTTCCGTCGTGATGACGCAATTGGTACAACGTTATTTCCGacagaaggaaaaagaagcgGATGAGAACGAACTGGAGAGACTGAGGAAAGAAATCGTCGAACTGCGAAACCTTCTAAGGGACGCTTTGTCCAGCGAATGAGAGAATCGAGTCGTGAAATTGCCCGTTGTGTACTTTGATGAATTACGAAAACAGTCCCAAACCGTTCGATGTTTAGTAAACGAGGtagactttttctttttggtatTATTCCAGCGGTGTATAAGAGGTAAAAACAACGGAGAAATTAATGGGAAACGATTCTCGAGGAAACAATACCATCCGTTGTAATTACCTTTGTAAAAGAAGGATAATAGCCATTTACCAGGCAAGTGGACTGTTTTTCAATTTGCGACGAGAGAAAAGGGTGTTCGAGGCAAAGCAAATGATGCATCAAACGGCTCGTCGAAAAGTAACGAGTTCGATACAACGGCGAGGAATTTATTCTGTCTCTACGGGGTGTCCCAGAAATAGGTGGGCCAACATTTAGGAGCAATGACTTGCTGGGAACTTGGAATAAATTCATAGaaactatttatatattttttattttatttttatctgtcAGAAAGGATCTTATTTCCTTTCTGAGAGCTCTTTTACGAACGTATACAATCTATATTTTCATAGcatgtataaatttttgtaaatgttcaggtttttttttttttaattgtgttACACAGACAGACAGTTTCCAGATACATAGTTCATCGTCAAGGTGCAGTAGAATGAGGTTCCAACGTTTGGCCATTTatttcaaggacatccaataTATCTTCTAGAAAGGAACTTGCTCTGACGTTTCCTTGAATTTATGGAACGCTTGTCGTCAGATGAAATGTTTATACGAAAAAATTTCCCTCGAGGTTATCGATTAGATTTTCCTAGTTGAACACTTGGGAAATTTCTGCACTAGGTCACACGatcaacaaataatttctaataaagaGGCTATACGTATTCtcgattcattaatttcttgaagatattaatgaaattttaacgtttaatGAATATAGAAGTGtatgtttcaattaattagaTAGTAATTTCATTCGGCGtctgaaattaattgcgaGTGCGCGAAGTGTTGATCTTCCGTGATGATTATTATACACGCACTGtttgttaaatgtaaatttcgcaCAATGGCGGATGGTTTGCATATTACGTAAATATTGGAATCGTTACGATCCAACTGAAATTGGCTCCATTGCGAAATGCAAACTTGTTTAATATGCAGTACAATGCTGTAACGTAACAGTATCAGCAAACTGCGACTATCATATGAAcgtgaataatttcaataccTGCTATCAAAATtctcgtttattattcataacgttcgaaacataaaataaagcgCGAAAGTTATGTTTGTATATGGTAAAAGTACTCGAAATCCATTGCTCTCGTAATAATCctacaaacattttctttacaaaatattattaaaatttatgatacatGTACTGCAACATGTTCCACGAAAATcttcattcaaaaattaattcggtacaaaataattcacagtAAATGTAATTGATGCCTGGTAGGAATCTATAATTAACTCTTTTTATTGTGCATGGCGGACTGTGATAccacaaaagaaataaatgtctctacaagtattattatttcatttttgtggCAAAGggctaaattttattaaagaaacttaAATAAGTTTGTAGCACACACAATAGACGAAATTTAATCTCGTCGTCGACGCGTAAAGCCTGTTTCCTGCAGCGACTTCAGAGGTGAAAGAAACCAACTCCGTTTCGACATATTTGTACGAACTAGCAGCGAGCGCACTATTTGCTAAGGATGTGTAGAAACCTCGTGGATAAAAGGGATAACGACCCATCTCAAGCTCGCACGATCTCATAACGACGATTTTGTCCCACCTTTGTGCAAAGGGATGCTTTGAAGcttctttaaaaaaggaaacactGCTCCTATACCAGAGTTTGGTGTTCAAAcatatacttatttatattttgaaatttataagaTTAATGAAACCTAGTTTTATACTCTGTTCaagcgaaatatttttcgattcaTCTTTTAGTTGCGCATAACTCCATATTACTGAATAGAAGGTCCACTTCGTTCGCTTTCATGCTTATGGAAAACAACGCGATAATCTCTGATTTAATGAG
This portion of the Hylaeus volcanicus isolate JK05 chromosome 4, UHH_iyHylVolc1.0_haploid, whole genome shotgun sequence genome encodes:
- the LOC128875223 gene encoding short transient receptor potential channel 4-like, with amino-acid sequence MDYELGIGTLRRPSSVVFPTLQEIEKHFFDLVDAGGVQEVKQFLEVHRDFNINVTDYQGVTALHIAVRSGNMAMVEYLLSYPDIDPGDTHLHAIRDNDIKIANLILNKLNELNAGLEYVGVTQSTDFPDDTTPLAVAAQYGHFELIDFLRRRNHTLPKTHPPSCNCEECQSERERSDLLAIEKMRLFMYKANVNPAYICQTVDDPILEAFNLSYELSKAASFDRQFYHEYKSLSKGVAQFATDLIACARTVDEVEVVLKQSTGFAHSSKFIYPRLLFALHYTQMTFVAHPNIQQLIESKWIDGWYEWKIMGLWMKCLRVILRIFLLPLILIVIFFAPNSKWSKFWQSPVNKFLSSTASYFVFLLFCFLQSTADKSEQLRGPPNNVYVWILFVYIISYAWAMVRLCVVHGAKKFFTTFRYWWEMLIILLFILTFMYWIIAAADVTLNDQLELERKYWHKYDPTLIAEGLFCLATIAAFLKLLSISLLNYHLGPLLLSLRKMIKDVLKFVIFFTIIIFAFTTGTCRLYQYYDGMVQIDDETKIKTQQVSSFVDFMSTLKTLFWALFCMSPIESADVVIENLPGECENETIINHHGFTEVIGYISFAGFTVIAVVVILNMLIACMSNTMTKVTENLIVEWTFGRTETYVDFMLTTTVPPPFNIIPTYIGMQPVIEYVKILLKPTADKRARWSINHCCYIESLETDKNNQFSVVMTQLVQRYFRQKEKEADENELERLRKEIVELRNLLRDALSSE